A genomic window from Vicia villosa cultivar HV-30 ecotype Madison, WI unplaced genomic scaffold, Vvil1.0 ctg.006667F_1_1, whole genome shotgun sequence includes:
- the LOC131643041 gene encoding transcription factor JUNGBRUNNEN 1-like, with amino-acid sequence MAAKRHLSYELEDGSRRMFDPSDEDLIYIYLRKKIHKPLFLLNTIIQLDVFQTEPWRLPRGIMTSISDSKYYFFKIKNSRFENKDTRPAGNGEWKSMEKNKEISLPNNMFTGIKNTLEFWKMQGGELVKTEWLMNEFRITSSAHPTEVSAFAAYRITKTVLPSVVDITMEDGCISPPPSP; translated from the exons ATGGCTGCAAAGAGACATCTTAGCTATGAGTTGGAAGATGGTTCTCGGAGGATGTTTGATCCAAGCGATGAAGATCTTATATACATTTACCTCAGAAAGAAGATTCATAAGCCCCTATTTCTACTCAATACTATTATTCAATTAGATGTGTTTCAAACAGAACCTTGGAGGCTACCAAGAG GTATTATGACATCTATTAGCGATAGCAAGTATTAtttctttaaaattaaaaatagtagatttgaAAATAAGGATACAAGACCAGCAGGAAACGGGGAATGGAAGAGCATGGAAAAGAACAAGGAAATTTCTCTACCAAACAATATGTTCACTGGGATAAAAAACACACTCGAATTCTGGAAAATGCAAGGAGGGGAACTTGTAAAAACCGAATGGCTAATGAATGAATTCCGCATTACTTCAAGTGCTCACCCGACCGAG GTTTCAGCTTTTGCAGCATATCGCATCACTAAGACTGTTCTACCAAGCGTAGTTGATATTACAATGGAGGATGGATGTATCTCTCCTCCACCCTCTCCATGA